Proteins from a genomic interval of Periophthalmus magnuspinnatus isolate fPerMag1 chromosome 11, fPerMag1.2.pri, whole genome shotgun sequence:
- the bzw2 gene encoding eIF5-mimic protein 1, with protein MNTGKQQKPVLTGQRFKTRKRDEKEKFEPTVFRDTIVAGLNECGRDLEAVSKFLDVTGSRVDYRRYADTLFDILIAGSMLAPGGSRIDEGDQSKVTSACVFNAEESHAALRLYAQVFNKLIRRYKYLEKAFEEEVKKLLLFLKAFSESEQTKLAILTGILLASNILPPAILSSLFTESVVKEGISACFAVKMFKSWIAEKDANSVTSSLRKSSLDKRLLELFPPSKQSVDHFCNYFTEAGLKELSDFLRVQQSLGTRKELQKELQERLDHNLPIKEMVQYVKEEMKKNDLHEPVVMGLLWTCLMNAVEWNKKEELVTEQALKHLKHYAPLLAAFSSQGQSELVLLLKIQEYCYDNIHFIKAFSKIVVLFYKADVLSEEAILKWYREAHSAKGKSVFLEQMSKFVEWLLNAEEESGSEGEEG; from the exons ATGAATACCGGTAAGCAGCAGAAGCCAGTGCTAACCGGCCAGAGGTTCAAGACCAGAAAAAGGG ATGAAAAGGAGAAGTTCGAGCCCACAGTGTTCCGAGATACCATTGTTGCTGGTCTGAATGAGTGCGGGCGTGACCTGGAGGCCGTGTCCAAGTTTTTAGACGTGACTGGATCTCGGGTGGACTACAGGAGATATGCGGACACACTGTTCGACATCCTCATCGCCGGGAGCATGCTTG CTCCAGGGGGCAGCCGTATCGATGAGGGGGACCAGTCTAAGGTGACATCGGCCTGTGTGTTCAATGCAGAGGAGAGTCACGCTGCACTGCGCCTGTATGCCCAG GTTTTCAATAAACTCATCCGGAGGTACAAGTATTTGGAAAAGGCCTTCGAGGAGGAGGTGAAAAAG CTGCTGCTCTTCCTAAAGGCCTTCAGTGAATCGGAGCAGACCAAACTGGCCATACTCACAGGCATTTTACTGGCCTCCAACATCCTGCCCCCAGCCATCCTCAGCAGCCTGTTCACCGAGAGCGTTGTCAAAGAAG GGATCTCTGCATGTTTCGCTGTCAAGATGTTCAAGTCATGGATCGCAGAGAAAGACGCAAACTCAGTGACCTCTTCCTTAAGGAAGTCCAGCCTGGACAAGAGACTGTTG GAGCTGTTCCCTCCCTCTAAGCAGAGCGTGGATCACTTCTGTAACTACTTCACTGAGGCCGGACTTAAAGAGCTCTCAGACTTTCTGAGAGTGCAGCAGAGTCTGGGCACACGCAAAGAGCTGCAGAAGGAGCTGCAGGAGAGATTGGACCACAATCTGCCCATCAAAGAG ATGGTGCAGTATGtgaaggaggagatgaagaagaATGATCTGCATGAGCCTGTGGTGATGGGCCTGCTCTGGACGTGTCTGATGAACGCTGTGGAGTGGAACAAGAAGGAGGAGCTGGTGACCGAGCAAGCCCTCAAACATCTCAAA cactatGCCCCCCTGCTGGCCGCCTTCAGCTCTCAGGGTCAGTCTGAGCTGGTCCTGCTGCTGAAGATCCAGGAATATTGCTACGACAACATCCACTTCATCAAGGCCTTCTCAAAGATCGTGGTGCTCTTCTACAAAG CTGATGTGCTGAGTGAGGAGGCCATCTTGAAGTGGTACAGAGAAGCACACTCAGCCAAAGGGAAGAGTGTCTTCTTGGAGCAGATGAGTAAATTTGTGGAGTGGCTCTTGAACGCTGAAGAAG AGTCTGGatcagagggagaggaaggctGA